The stretch of DNA CTTACGCAGTACAAAGTATGTTCCTACTCTGAGACAACTGCTTCTGTAAGTCCTGTTTTTGCATTCTGGAAGCTCTGCATCAGGAAAATATTTCAGGAAATTTTGATTCGGTCTCATAAGTTCCAGATCCGTATCTGACAGTTTTCCAATCGTTACTCTTTTGGGAAAAGTATACTTTCTGGATGGATCATAAACCCGGTCATACTCATACTCTATATATACAACATTTGACTTTTTTCTCCGTGTGATCTTGCCTTTTACAGTTGGTACTTTCACTAAAAAATCCAGATACATAACGCCCTCCTTTTAGGCGGTTATCCGCCTAAAATAATTGTACTATATTTCCCGATCTTCCGCAACGGAAAACCGCAGAAAACCGGGATTTTTTATGATTTTATTTTGTTCTTTTTTCTTTAGGTGGAAAAATTACTTGCAATTTACCACAAACCTTTGCTCAATCTTTTTACTTAATCATAAGTATACTCGATAACAAGAAAACTATAATGCTTAATACAGTGTATATCTTATTTAATAAATTTTTATTTTTTATTCCAAAGTACATCGTTATCCATATATACATCACCATTATCACTCCAAAAATAATACTTAAATAAATACGACTTTTTAATAGAATTGTTACTATTACTGACATAATTATAATATATATGGTTGGTATAATTGAAAATTGCAAAATAATTTTAGATAACTTAAAAGGTATATATAATCCATTTTTTTGTTTTTCCACAAGATCCGATAATTGTTTAAAAAAAGCTTGTATACTAAACTGAAATAATGAAAAGACGCCAAAAATTAGCAAAAAATATCGTATTTCTTTAAACTCCAATACTGGTATACTCCAGAATACTGGCAGCGTATATATCATAAAAGTTAAGGAAAAACATACAATTCCTATAATAATTGGTAGTTTACCAATCCTACTAATTGATATAACTGCTTTCCACACCAATGGATATTTTTTTAAAAAGTCCGGCATATATTCTTTTCCATAAAGTTTTCTTGCAATTTTTTCTTTTGAGTACTGATTTAGTAATATGGTATCGTTATTATTTTGTGCTACCAAAACCTTATCTAAATACTTAATATCATTCTCATATTTCAAATAATTTATATTCAAATATTTTGCCGTATATATAAATATCAGAATCATACAAACCAAATTAATAAATTCTATTATTACAGAAGTACAACTTGTAAGTGTTAAAATACTCAAAAAAACAAAAATCGCTTTCCATATATATATATATGATTGTTTTATTACATTATAAATATTCCAAGAAACTAACAACCCTTCAATCAAATATATAGTATACCCCCCAAATACCATCACATATTTATTTGATTGAAAACTTCCGCATGTACAAAATGCCAACAGCAATGACAATAGCACATATTTTATTACAAAAAAAGCATACTTGAGCACAAATACATCTCTAATTTTTCTTGTATTAAATAAATACAGAGTCATAGGCTTTACAACGATTTGCGGCATACTGTTTTTTCTCATCTTACAGATAATAGAAGCCAACATACACAAAAAGGATATAAAATAGATTTTACTATCAAACATTTTTATAGATTTAATTATGTTAAAAAAATCTTTTCCTATTATAGAAAGCACCATTGCTAAAAAAATTATTAATCCAACAATTGGTATATACATATTTCTTATTAGCCGAACTTTTTCTCTAATTTTATTTAAAGCTAAAAATTTATATACTTTCATCTCATTGCTCCCTACTTTCAATAATCTGAAGATACAATTCTTCTACACTTTTTTTACTATCAAGTCCATATTTCTTTGCAATTTCTTGTTTACTTCCAGCTGCAATAACTTCACCTGCACATATCATAATATATTTATCACATAACTCTTCCACCATATCTAATAAATGTGTAGAAATCAGTATTGCCTTATTATTAGCCCTTGATTCGATTAATAAATTTTTAAATTCTTTAATTTGTTTTGGATCTAATCCATTAAAAGGTTCATCTGCAATAAAAGCCTCATATTCTCGCAGCATTGCTATTGCAATCAACATTTTTTGCAAGGTTCCTTTCGATAGCATACTTGGAATTTTATGTAAATGAGGCTGCAATTCCATACGCTTTACAAGTTCCTGTATATCTATATCATTTGATGGATATAACGCATGAACAAATTGTAAATGCTCCATCAAAGTTAACTCTTCATAATAAACAGGTTCATCCGGAATATATGCAATATTCAATTCATCCATTTGAATATCTTTCAGCAACTTTCCATTTAATAATATCTCACCGCTTTTAGGAATAAGCTTTTTTACGATATTATATATAATTGTCGTTTTACCGGCTCCGTTAGCTCCGATTAATCCTGTAATTTCTCCTTTTTCCACTCCAAAATTTACATTTTTTAAAATAACATTTTCTCCATATGAAAAGTTTATATTTTTTAATTCTAAGTACATATCTGATCCCTCATTATTTTAATATTGTTCTTTTTACTACTACGTCTGGTGCTAATATATTTCCATCTAATTCATATTTGCATTTATTTCCAACTCCACAGATTTTTATAAGTATATCTTCTAGATTTATTTTAGTAGAAATTTCAATTCTGCTTTTTAATTTTCCATGCTGATATTCTTTCCCATATAAAAATGCTGTAAAATCCATAGTAATCGGATTAAAGCTTTCCTCTATACCACAAATTTTATCTACTAAAACGATATGTCCCTTTTTCTTTAATTCTATATCTATATTTCCTGATAGAATTTTTATTTTATCCAGTTTATATCGAATATTTTCACGATAATCATATCTTCGTAATGATCTATAAGATAATGAAACTTTTCCTTCTTTACATATATATTGTTCTTTAAGTGCCCTTCCTGAACCATCTATATTTCCTCCAACAGTTTTATTATCAAAATCATTTAATTTAATTGTTAAAAATTCACTAATTTCCATGCTTCTGTTTTTTAAGTTGTTTACATGCATCGTAAAATAATAAATATAAACGATTTTAGCCAAAACATTACTTTGGATTATTAGTTCATCTATATCATTTGGAACAAACTTTTTTAGATTGACTTTTTCACATAATTTTTCCCAAGCAGTTTCAGCAAATGTTTTTTCTAAACAACTATATATATCTGTTCCCAAAAATATTTGCGACTTACTTTCTATTCTTTCGCCAATTCTATACACTAAATTAGTATTAATTACATTTTTATATCCATATCCTTTAATGCCATCTGAAGTCATTAAATTGAATAATACATATTGACATATTCCATTCATTTCAATCAGCAT from Blautia sp. SC05B48 encodes:
- a CDS encoding ABC transporter ATP-binding protein; the encoded protein is MYLELKNINFSYGENVILKNVNFGVEKGEITGLIGANGAGKTTIIYNIVKKLIPKSGEILLNGKLLKDIQMDELNIAYIPDEPVYYEELTLMEHLQFVHALYPSNDIDIQELVKRMELQPHLHKIPSMLSKGTLQKMLIAIAMLREYEAFIADEPFNGLDPKQIKEFKNLLIESRANNKAILISTHLLDMVEELCDKYIMICAGEVIAAGSKQEIAKKYGLDSKKSVEELYLQIIESREQ